The DNA region GAAGTGGGAGCTTCCTGCCCCTTTCACACCTcttagatttcctttgttctcctgccctcttctccCCTTAGCTCTCCCGCTAGTGCATTAAGTGACCAGAGGCCAGTAGCTGGGCCAAATAGTGGGGGGCAGACGGTGGAGTGATCTGGCAGTGAAGTAAAGCCAGGAGGTGTTAATGAACAAGGTGACGACTCCCCTGCAGGGAGgaacaggttggagcaggagcaGGGGGGAGGGTTTGGGAAAAAGCAGGGCTTGATCTTCTTGCCCATCGCCCCACCTAGCTGATGGGACCCAATCATTGATTATCTATCTCAACTGTCTTTTTGTCCCCTAGCTTCAAAAGCTCAGCGCCCATTGTTTTCCTTCTGTCCCTGGGACCGTgattctccttttccctctggGGGTTGTGTTTCGGGATCTTTCCATTTGGATCACAGACCTGTGCAGGGAGCTGTGAATGTTGGTCCACCCTGAATATCAAGAGATTAGCTACCTACATCTCTTCAGTCCATCAAGCTAATGGCAAGAGATATCTGTCCAGGCTTCTGGGATCCTCCTCCCCAGATATGTGGTACATTTTGATGAATTGGTCCATGTCCAGGGTCGTGTTGGCCCAAGGACTATCGGAAACCCTCAGACATATATCCTTTAAGTCAGGAGGCAGACAGTCCCTCTCTGAATCCAACACAGGCTGCCCAAGCCCAGAAGACCTGGGTACATCATCGTCCTGGTGATGGGTAGTGGCAGAATTCCATGGGACACGGTTCTCTGCGGTGACAGGTGAGGGGGACACCACCTCATTCTCTTCAGTATTCTGGGTAGAGGGTCCTGGCAACACCCCTGGCTCCATTTCTTGCTGCTGCTTTTTCCACTTTACTCGTTGGTTTTTAAACCACGTCtgagagcagagaggaaagggTGAAAAAAGATCTgagtcagccataaagaagaatgaaatcgtGGCACATGCTGGTCAATGGATGGCAGGCACTGGAGTcgatcgtgctaagtgaaataagccaatccccccaaacaaaTGGCCGAATGTTCTCTGATGTGTGGGTGGTGACTCACAACAGGCCCAAGACAGAGGTAGTGGAGGTTGGCTGGACTGGACAGGGTGGAgtgggggaaaggaggagggattGGAGTGGGacagacagtggaatgagttGGCCATGGCTTTCCTGGGTTCATATGTGAATACGCGACCAGTGCAAccccacaagaatgggaagttagactccatgtagGTGGGACAtgtccaaatacattctactgtcctggataactaaaaagaatgagtttttaaaaagaaagaaaatgtagttgAGCGCAAAGGGGCGCCCTCATGTTCCTCAGTGAGATTTTTGCCCACATTGCCTCTGTTGCTGGTTATCTGAAAAGGGAAGTTCTTTCTACCTGTCCTCTGTCCTGTGGCCCGGAGGGTGCCGAGGGGTTACACTAGCAATGGGTAGAAGAGGGCCCAGTGTCTCGTTTCACAGCTAGAatactcagggtcactccaggtgaactgggctgcacgaaatcatcacacagagacagagataccttttccTTTGGGTCCTGGGATGGCTCTTCTGAACTTAGAGGTGGGTAGAAAGAGAGATGAACCCTTTTAtaggggagaagccattcaaatgaggcaaggggtcaggtttcaggggttgagtctagcttagtgatgtccactgtcagcaggttgactgacatctaggaaggccacacccaaagtcAGAGcaggagaaggggacacacagagggcatttccatggaacattctatcccaaacagggcaaaggggtaggattacaaaagaa from Marmota flaviventris isolate mMarFla1 chromosome 18, mMarFla1.hap1, whole genome shotgun sequence includes:
- the Leutx gene encoding paired-like homeodomain transcription factor LEUTX, whose translation is MAGSFQHVRRHRTTFTAEQLEVLKSVFQKTKIPSFETVAELASTLNLDEAVVKTWFKNQRVKWKKQQQEMEPGVLPGPSTQNTEENEVVSPSPVTAENRVPWNSATTHHQDDDVPRSSGLGQPVLDSERDCLPPDLKDICLRVSDSPWANTTLDMDQFIKMYHISGEEDPRSLDRYLLPLA